TGGAATATTTGGAATCATTTTAGACCAATAAAACAGGAAGAAATTTCAAAATTATTAAAAACTGTTTTTGTTTCGCTTGATGATATTGATTTAGATAGTATCAAATCACATTTGAAAGATGAACCTAAAAAAGGTATTATCACAATTCAAGAAAACTTGGCAGACTAACAAAAGACATAAAAAATTACAAAACGAAGTGTAAGTTAAGTGATTTCTCTGTGATTGCGTGTTTATAGGCGTCACAGAGAAATCACTTTTTTTCTTTGCACCATAACAATCAAAAACGATACTTATGGACAGCAATGAAATTTCATTCGAAAACCTGCCGAGAGCAGTGGCACATTTGGCTAACGAAATAGCCGAAATTAAATTTCTTGTGGAAAGAAAAGAAACAACTACAATTCCTCCAAAAAGAATTCCAATCGACATTGAAGCTGCGTGCGAATTAATTGGAAAAGCCAAACCAACGGTTTACACTTTAGTAAGAACTCGAAAAATTCCGTGTTACAAAAATGGTAAAAAACTCTATTTTTTTGAAGATGAATTATTAGAGTGGATTTCCCAAGGAAAAAAGAAAACCTTACAAGAAATTCAATCTGAAGCCGACGCCAATTTCAAGAAAAATTTCAGGAAATCGAATGGTGAGTTTAATCAAAATTCACAACGATGAGCCAAAAAATCCCCTACATCCGAGTCGGCACAACCTATTACAAAATAATAGAAAAACCATTAATCTCTGGCGACACAACCACAGTTTTGGTTCGTTGGAATCGCGAAACAATCATTAGTGACCACGGCAAAGCTTTTCTTTCCTCGATTCCAAAATATGATGGTTTTTGTTGTATTCCGGAACATTTAGATTATCAACAAATCGTTAGAGGTTTCTATAATATTTACAATGAAATCCCATTTTCGCCTTCATCTGAAAACGAAAATTTCAAAAATGAAGTTCCTTTTTCTCTGAATTTTGTGAAGCATATTTTCGGCGAACAGTTCGAATTGGGTTTAGATTATTTGAAAATTCTATTGCAGTATCCCACC
This Chryseobacterium sp. G0162 DNA region includes the following protein-coding sequences:
- a CDS encoding helix-turn-helix domain-containing protein, giving the protein MDSNEISFENLPRAVAHLANEIAEIKFLVERKETTTIPPKRIPIDIEAACELIGKAKPTVYTLVRTRKIPCYKNGKKLYFFEDELLEWISQGKKKTLQEIQSEADANFKKNFRKSNGEFNQNSQR